In a single window of the Candidatus Celerinatantimonas neptuna genome:
- the ispU gene encoding Ditrans,polycis-undecaprenyl-diphosphate synthase ((2E,6E)-farnesyl-diphosphate specific), whose amino-acid sequence MVASDPANNVTSALPRHVAIIMDGNGRWAKQRGRLRMVGHHAGAKTVRRIVRCAAKLGIEQLTLFAFSSENWRRPQEEVANLMKLFMTVLQREVKMLNKNNVKLRIIGARNDFSQALQKRILAAESLTADNCGLQLNIAANYGGRWDITRQVRQLADQISRGMLDGSQINEEIIGQAFSEQSVGDVDLMIRTGGEHRISNFLIWQLAYAELYFTDRLWPDFDEQAFRDALASYVRRERRFGCTTEQIQKITKTG is encoded by the coding sequence ATGGTCGCGAGCGATCCTGCTAACAATGTGACGAGCGCTCTTCCTCGTCATGTGGCGATCATTATGGATGGCAATGGCCGTTGGGCTAAGCAGCGTGGTCGTCTGAGGATGGTTGGACATCATGCTGGAGCGAAAACAGTCCGTCGAATTGTTAGATGTGCTGCGAAATTAGGGATTGAGCAGTTAACGCTATTTGCTTTTAGCAGTGAGAATTGGCGTCGACCTCAAGAAGAAGTCGCTAATTTGATGAAGTTATTTATGACTGTTCTACAGCGTGAAGTTAAAATGCTGAATAAGAATAATGTCAAACTTAGGATTATTGGTGCCCGAAATGATTTTTCTCAGGCACTACAAAAGCGGATTTTAGCAGCCGAATCTCTTACAGCAGATAATTGTGGATTACAATTAAATATTGCTGCAAATTATGGTGGCCGTTGGGATATTACTCGTCAAGTTCGACAGCTCGCCGATCAAATTAGTCGCGGGATGCTCGATGGATCACAAATCAATGAAGAAATAATCGGCCAGGCTTTTTCTGAGCAGTCTGTGGGCGATGTTGATTTGATGATTCGTACCGGTGGTGAACATCGGATCAGTAATTTTTTGATTTGGCAACTTGCATATGCTGAGCTTTATTTCACGGATCGGTTATGGCCTGATTTCGATGAACAAGCATTTCGTGATGCTCTTGCTTCATATGTGAGACGTGAACGTCGTTTTGGTTGTACGACAGAGCAGATCCAAAAAATAACTAAAACCGGATAA
- the frr gene encoding Ribosome-recycling factor has product MINEIKQDARQRMEKSVESLRGQMSKIRTGRAHPSLLDGINVSYYGVDTPLNQVANIGTEDSRTLTVTVFDKSAIQSVEKAILTSGLGLNPSSAGTLIRIPLPPLTEERRKDLIRLVRSEAEQGKVAVRNIRRDANSDIKSLLKEKDISEDEERQGQDDIQKLTDDFVKRVDELLSHKEKELMEI; this is encoded by the coding sequence GTGATTAATGAAATTAAACAAGATGCGCGCCAGCGTATGGAAAAGAGTGTTGAGTCACTTCGTGGACAAATGTCAAAAATTCGTACTGGTCGTGCTCATCCAAGTTTATTGGACGGTATAAATGTTTCATATTATGGCGTTGATACACCTTTAAATCAGGTTGCGAATATTGGGACTGAAGATTCGCGTACATTGACTGTGACAGTGTTTGATAAATCCGCTATACAGTCAGTTGAAAAGGCTATATTGACTTCTGGTTTAGGGTTGAATCCTTCTTCTGCTGGTACATTGATTCGAATTCCTCTTCCTCCTTTGACAGAAGAGCGTCGTAAAGATTTGATCCGACTGGTTCGTTCTGAGGCTGAGCAAGGTAAAGTTGCTGTACGTAACATTCGCCGTGATGCAAATAGTGATATAAAATCGCTGTTAAAAGAGAAAGATATTAGCGAAGATGAAGAGCGTCAGGGACAGGATGACATTCAGAAATTGACAGATGACTTTGTAAAACGGGTTGATGAACTACTCAGCCATAAAGAAAAAGAGCTAATGGAAATATAG